In one Shinella zoogloeoides genomic region, the following are encoded:
- a CDS encoding LysR family transcriptional regulator, producing MKLSRRLIPDVTTLQAFECAARHGSFTQAAHELNLTQSAVSRQIKDLEEQLGVLLFERVRQRVVLSDDGRRFLPEVRKLLHQTEETMLRAMASASSEHSLAIATLPTFGSRWLTPRIPGFLAENPGTIINIASRSAPFDFDEENFDLAIHYGQPVWARAACSYLCSEVILPAASPDLIASWNLTEPKDLERAPLLHLATRPKLWAQWFELNGASADTAYRGHRFDQFAMVIESAVAGLGFALLPKYLIEQELASGRLAVVFDRPMETENSYYLVVPEGKLENPLSQAFRAWIAKEVP from the coding sequence ATGAAGCTCAGTCGCAGGCTGATCCCCGACGTCACCACGCTGCAGGCGTTCGAATGCGCTGCCCGCCATGGCAGCTTCACCCAGGCGGCGCATGAGCTGAACCTCACCCAGAGCGCCGTCAGCCGACAGATCAAGGACCTGGAGGAACAACTCGGCGTGCTGCTCTTCGAGCGCGTGCGCCAGCGCGTCGTGCTATCCGACGACGGACGCCGCTTCCTGCCGGAAGTGCGCAAGCTGCTGCACCAGACGGAAGAGACCATGCTGCGCGCCATGGCCTCGGCCTCCTCCGAGCACAGCCTCGCCATCGCGACGCTGCCGACTTTCGGCAGCCGCTGGCTGACACCGCGCATTCCGGGCTTCCTTGCGGAAAACCCCGGCACGATCATCAACATCGCCTCGCGTTCCGCACCGTTCGATTTCGACGAGGAGAACTTCGACCTCGCGATCCATTACGGCCAGCCGGTCTGGGCGCGGGCGGCATGCTCCTACCTGTGCAGCGAGGTCATCCTGCCCGCCGCCAGCCCGGACCTTATCGCATCCTGGAACCTCACCGAACCGAAGGATCTCGAAAGGGCGCCGCTGCTTCATCTGGCGACACGCCCGAAACTCTGGGCGCAATGGTTCGAGCTGAACGGCGCTTCGGCGGACACCGCCTATCGCGGCCACCGCTTCGACCAGTTCGCCATGGTGATCGAGTCGGCCGTTGCCGGCCTCGGCTTCGCGCTCCTGCCGAAATATCTCATCGAGCAGGAGCTTGCGAGCGGGCGCCTCGCCGTCGTCTTCGACCGGCCGATGGAGACGGAGAACAGCTATTATCTCGTGGTACCGGAAGGAAAGCTCGAAAACCCGCTGAGCCAGGCCTTTCGCGCCTGGATCGCCAAGGAAGTTCCCTGA
- a CDS encoding NAD(P)/FAD-dependent oxidoreductase: MLNDPRSHGLWEMTAPPAPETVAFSGAAEADVVIVGGGYTGFSTALHLAERGTKVVLLEGAEIGYGGSGRNVGLVNAGMWVLPDELPGVLGDLYGSRLLELLGNAPRLVFDLVEKHKIDCEINPAGTLHCAVGQSGLDELKQRAEQWARRGAPVRLLDAAETAKKVGTEAYAGSLLDMRAGTIQPLAYARGLARAAITAGAQVFTGSPVTGAERNGKRWTVKTPRGSVTADWVVVATNAYTVAPWNEVRAELVHLPYFNFATAPLSAEMQARILPERQGAWDTQEVLSSFRFDKRGRLVFGSVGALRGTGTGIHKAWARRALKKLFPDIGDVAFEAEWYGKIGMTSDNLPRFHRLAENVIGFSGYNGRGIAPGTVFGKTLAALVSGEIAEMDLPLPVTDPEAPSFRAVREGYYELGAQIAHFAGARF; this comes from the coding sequence ATGCTCAACGACCCGCGCTCCCATGGCCTTTGGGAGATGACCGCCCCGCCCGCTCCCGAAACGGTCGCCTTTTCCGGCGCGGCGGAGGCGGATGTCGTGATCGTCGGTGGCGGCTACACCGGCTTTTCAACTGCGCTGCACCTTGCCGAGCGCGGCACGAAGGTCGTCCTGCTGGAAGGCGCCGAAATCGGTTACGGCGGTTCGGGCCGCAATGTCGGCCTCGTCAATGCCGGCATGTGGGTACTGCCGGACGAGCTGCCCGGCGTGCTCGGCGACCTCTATGGCAGCCGGCTGCTCGAACTGCTCGGCAACGCGCCGCGCCTCGTCTTCGATCTGGTCGAGAAGCACAAGATCGACTGCGAGATCAACCCGGCCGGCACGCTGCACTGCGCCGTCGGCCAGTCCGGCCTCGACGAACTCAAGCAGCGCGCCGAGCAATGGGCGCGCCGTGGCGCGCCAGTGCGGCTGCTCGATGCGGCAGAAACCGCGAAAAAGGTCGGCACGGAAGCCTATGCCGGGTCGCTGCTCGACATGCGCGCCGGCACGATCCAGCCGCTCGCCTATGCGCGCGGCCTAGCCCGCGCCGCGATCACCGCGGGCGCGCAGGTCTTCACCGGCAGCCCGGTGACAGGCGCCGAGCGGAACGGCAAGCGCTGGACGGTGAAGACGCCGCGCGGTTCGGTGACGGCGGATTGGGTGGTCGTGGCGACCAATGCCTATACGGTCGCACCGTGGAACGAGGTGCGTGCCGAGCTCGTGCACCTTCCCTATTTCAACTTCGCCACCGCGCCGCTTTCGGCCGAAATGCAGGCGAGGATCCTGCCCGAGCGCCAGGGCGCATGGGATACGCAGGAAGTGCTGTCCTCCTTCCGCTTCGACAAGCGCGGCCGGCTGGTCTTCGGCAGCGTCGGGGCGCTGCGCGGCACGGGCACCGGCATCCACAAGGCCTGGGCGCGGCGCGCGTTGAAAAAGCTCTTCCCCGATATCGGCGACGTCGCCTTCGAGGCCGAATGGTACGGCAAGATCGGCATGACCTCGGACAATCTTCCCCGCTTCCATCGCCTTGCGGAGAACGTCATCGGCTTTTCCGGCTATAACGGCCGCGGCATCGCGCCCGGCACCGTCTTTGGCAAGACGCTGGCCGCGCTGGTTTCCGGCGAGATCGCCGAGATGGACCTCCCCCTGCCGGTCACCGATCCGGAGGCCCCGTCCTTCCGCGCGGTGCGCGAGGGCTATTACGAACTCGGCGCCCAGATCGCCCATTTCGCGGGCGCCCGCTTCTAA
- a CDS encoding MFS transporter has product MSTAVPTAPRSAAATTYSIIVAVSACHMLNDIMQSLLTSLYPLLKENYSLDFVQIGLLTMAFQVTASLLQPAVGVVTDRWPMPFSLPVGMGSTFVGLILLAYAHSFPMLVFGACLIGLGSAIFHPESSRVARLASGGRHGLAQSMFQVGGNAGTAIGPLLAAFIVLPFGQTSVAWLSAVALVGMVILTWVGNWYAGERRLAAGRPPVSRELPLPRGRVAWALAVLVLLTTTKNAYLSSVSSYFTFYTIGRFGLSVQEAQLMLFLFLGASAVGVFMGGPIGDRFGTRFVIWFSILGVIPFALMLPYANLFWTGVLTVLIGLIFSSAFSAIVVFAQELVPGRVGLIAGIFFGFAFGAGGLGAALLGGVADRHGIDYVYQICSYMPLLGILTIFLPRLPAKH; this is encoded by the coding sequence ATGTCGACTGCCGTTCCCACGGCGCCGCGCAGCGCCGCCGCCACAACCTATTCCATCATCGTTGCCGTCAGCGCGTGCCATATGCTGAACGACATCATGCAATCGCTGCTGACGTCGCTCTATCCGCTGCTGAAGGAAAACTATTCGCTCGATTTCGTGCAGATCGGCCTTCTGACGATGGCCTTCCAGGTCACCGCGTCGCTGTTGCAGCCGGCCGTCGGCGTCGTCACGGACCGCTGGCCGATGCCCTTCTCGCTGCCGGTCGGCATGGGCAGCACCTTTGTCGGGCTCATCCTGCTCGCCTATGCGCATTCCTTCCCCATGCTGGTCTTCGGCGCGTGCCTGATCGGCCTCGGCTCGGCGATCTTCCACCCGGAATCCTCACGCGTCGCGCGCCTTGCCTCCGGCGGGCGCCATGGCCTTGCCCAATCCATGTTCCAGGTCGGCGGCAATGCCGGCACGGCGATCGGCCCGCTGCTCGCCGCTTTCATCGTGCTGCCCTTCGGCCAGACGAGCGTCGCCTGGCTCTCGGCCGTCGCCCTGGTCGGCATGGTCATCCTGACCTGGGTCGGCAACTGGTATGCCGGCGAACGGCGCCTTGCCGCCGGCCGTCCTCCCGTCAGCCGTGAACTGCCTCTGCCGCGCGGCCGCGTTGCCTGGGCGCTGGCCGTGCTCGTGCTGCTCACGACGACGAAGAACGCCTATCTCTCCAGCGTTTCCAGCTATTTCACCTTCTACACGATCGGCCGCTTCGGCCTCAGCGTGCAGGAAGCGCAGCTCATGTTGTTCCTCTTCCTCGGCGCCTCGGCCGTCGGCGTGTTCATGGGCGGGCCGATCGGCGACCGCTTTGGCACGCGCTTCGTGATCTGGTTCTCGATCCTCGGCGTCATCCCCTTCGCGCTGATGCTGCCCTATGCGAACCTGTTCTGGACCGGTGTGCTGACGGTGCTGATCGGCCTGATCTTCTCCTCGGCCTTCTCCGCCATCGTCGTCTTCGCGCAGGAGCTGGTGCCGGGACGCGTCGGCCTGATCGCCGGCATCTTCTTCGGCTTCGCCTTCGGGGCCGGCGGTCTTGGCGCGGCCCTGCTCGGCGGCGTCGCCGACCGCCATGGCATCGACTACGTCTACCAGATCTGCTCGTACATGCCGCTGCTCGGCATCCTGACGATCTTCCTGCCGCGCCTGCCGGCAAAGCACTGA
- the amaB gene encoding L-piperidine-6-carboxylate dehydrogenase: protein MTTIDVKKETEALLDKLGVARSTWQGGDMASYSPVSGEEIGKLKTISAAETDSAIDAAHEAFKAWRLVPAPKRGELVRLLGEELRTSKADLGRLVSIEAGKITSEGLGEVQEMIDICDFAVGLSRQLYGLTIATERPGHRMMETWHPLGVVGIISAFNFPVAVWSWNAALALVAGNSIVWKPSEKTPLTGLACQAILDRAIARFGDAPANLSQVLIGDRAIGEALVDNHKVALVSATGSTRMGKEVGPRLAKRFARSILELGGNNAGIVCPSADLDMALRAIAFGAMGTAGQRCTTLRRLFVHDSVYDQLVPRLKKAYTSVSVGNPLETSALVGPLVDKQAFDGMQKALAAAKAEGGSVTGGERVTEAGKDTAYYVKPAIVEMPKQAGPVLEETFAPILYVMKYSDFDAVLDDHNAVAAGLSSSIFTLNVQEAERFLSADGSDCGIANVNIGTSGAEIGGAFGGEKETGGGRESGSDAWKAYMRRATNTVNYSKALPLAQGVSFDIE, encoded by the coding sequence ATGACGACCATCGACGTGAAAAAGGAAACGGAAGCCCTTCTCGACAAGCTGGGCGTTGCACGCAGCACCTGGCAGGGTGGTGACATGGCCTCCTACAGCCCGGTCAGCGGCGAGGAGATCGGCAAGCTGAAGACGATTTCCGCCGCCGAGACCGACAGTGCTATCGATGCCGCGCACGAAGCCTTCAAGGCATGGCGTCTCGTGCCCGCGCCGAAGCGCGGCGAACTCGTGCGCCTGCTCGGCGAGGAGCTACGCACCTCCAAGGCCGATCTCGGCCGCCTCGTTTCCATCGAAGCCGGCAAGATCACCTCCGAAGGCCTCGGCGAAGTGCAGGAAATGATCGACATCTGCGATTTCGCCGTCGGCCTTTCCCGCCAGCTCTACGGCCTCACCATCGCCACCGAGCGTCCTGGCCACCGCATGATGGAAACCTGGCATCCGCTCGGCGTCGTCGGCATCATCTCGGCCTTCAACTTCCCCGTCGCCGTCTGGTCGTGGAATGCGGCTCTGGCGCTGGTTGCCGGCAATTCCATCGTCTGGAAGCCCTCTGAAAAGACCCCGCTGACCGGTCTCGCCTGCCAGGCGATCCTCGATCGCGCCATCGCCCGCTTCGGCGATGCCCCGGCAAACCTCAGCCAGGTCCTCATCGGTGACCGCGCCATCGGCGAAGCCCTCGTCGACAACCACAAGGTCGCGCTCGTCTCGGCCACCGGCTCCACCCGCATGGGCAAGGAAGTCGGCCCGCGCCTCGCCAAGCGCTTCGCCCGCTCGATCCTCGAGCTCGGCGGCAACAATGCCGGCATCGTCTGCCCCTCGGCCGATCTCGACATGGCGCTGCGCGCCATCGCCTTCGGCGCGATGGGCACCGCCGGCCAGCGCTGCACGACGCTGCGCCGCCTCTTCGTGCATGACAGCGTCTACGACCAGCTCGTGCCGCGCCTTAAGAAGGCCTATACGAGCGTATCCGTGGGCAACCCGCTGGAAACCTCCGCCCTCGTCGGCCCGCTCGTCGACAAGCAAGCCTTCGACGGCATGCAGAAGGCACTGGCGGCGGCCAAGGCCGAAGGCGGTTCCGTCACCGGCGGCGAGCGTGTCACGGAAGCCGGCAAGGACACGGCCTACTACGTGAAGCCCGCCATCGTCGAAATGCCGAAGCAGGCCGGCCCGGTCCTCGAAGAGACCTTCGCGCCGATCCTCTACGTCATGAAGTATTCCGACTTCGATGCCGTTCTGGATGACCACAATGCCGTTGCTGCCGGCCTCTCCTCGTCGATCTTCACACTCAACGTCCAGGAGGCCGAGCGCTTCCTGTCGGCTGACGGTTCGGACTGCGGCATTGCCAACGTCAACATCGGCACGTCCGGCGCCGAGATCGGCGGCGCGTTCGGCGGCGAGAAGGAAACCGGCGGCGGCCGCGAATCCGGCTCCGACGCCTGGAAGGCCTATATGCGCCGCGCCACCAACACGGTGAACTACTCGAAGGCCCTGCCGCTCGCCCAGGGCGTCTCCTTCGATATCGAGTAA
- a CDS encoding AraC family transcriptional regulator, whose product MEKLTAARLKALDADHLRNLARMEQSNEDVLVHSADIPGGYTVPPHRHRRTQFLCVFAGVVLVATDRGRWMIPPGHALLIPRGLEHSVEMYSDVSMRSVYIYSPEGRAASLEPAVLEVTDLARQLIAEAVRKGAMAEDRGREELVMALLLDEIGRLPERRLGLPFPVSGRLAGLCRDFVEQPSPTAKIDDWARRLNMSRRTFTRFFRQEMGVSFVTWRQQACLFACLPRLAAGEPVTRVALDAGYESVPAFTTMFKRMLGTSPRAYLTSRNAA is encoded by the coding sequence ATGGAAAAATTGACAGCGGCGCGCCTCAAGGCGCTGGATGCCGACCACCTGCGCAACCTTGCCCGCATGGAGCAGTCGAACGAGGATGTCCTCGTCCACAGTGCGGATATTCCGGGCGGCTATACCGTGCCGCCGCACCGGCATCGCCGCACGCAGTTCCTTTGCGTTTTCGCCGGCGTCGTGCTGGTGGCGACCGATCGCGGCCGCTGGATGATCCCGCCCGGCCATGCGCTGCTCATTCCGCGCGGCCTCGAACATTCCGTCGAGATGTACAGCGATGTCAGCATGCGCTCGGTCTATATCTATTCGCCCGAGGGACGGGCGGCGTCGCTGGAGCCGGCGGTACTCGAAGTGACCGACCTTGCCCGGCAGCTGATTGCCGAGGCCGTGCGCAAGGGCGCGATGGCGGAGGATCGCGGGCGCGAGGAACTCGTCATGGCGCTGCTGCTCGACGAGATCGGCCGCCTGCCGGAGCGCCGTCTCGGCTTGCCCTTCCCGGTGAGCGGGCGGCTAGCCGGCCTCTGCCGCGATTTCGTCGAGCAGCCCTCGCCGACGGCGAAGATCGACGATTGGGCCAGGCGCCTCAACATGAGCCGGCGCACCTTCACGCGTTTCTTCCGGCAGGAAATGGGCGTCAGCTTCGTCACCTGGCGCCAGCAGGCCTGCCTTTTCGCCTGCCTGCCGCGCCTTGCCGCCGGCGAACCGGTGACGCGCGTGGCGCTCGATGCGGGTTACGAGAGCGTGCCGGCCTTCACCACCATGTTCAAGCGCATGCTCGGCACCTCGCCGCGCGCTTACCTGACGAGCAGGAACGCAGCCTGA
- the cobF gene encoding precorrin-6A synthase (deacetylating) translates to MRKILVIGIGAGNPEHMTVQAINALNRADVLLIPLKGAEKAYLADIRHEICDRFLTNPACRMLDYAVPVRRADGAYEDGVNDWHRAIAAIYERTLLTEVGEDETLGLLVWGDPMLYDSTLRIVDHVRTAGHVTFETEVIPGITSVQALCAGHGIALNRIGLPVEITTGRRLAEGWPESARDALVMLDGVQAFRTVEDPEAEIWWGAYLGTPHEILLSGRLADMAETITETRRKAREEHGWIMDTYLIRRPAAEAEEGAA, encoded by the coding sequence TTGAGAAAGATACTGGTCATCGGGATCGGCGCGGGCAATCCCGAGCACATGACCGTTCAGGCGATCAACGCGCTGAACCGGGCCGATGTGCTGCTCATCCCGCTGAAGGGCGCGGAGAAGGCCTATCTCGCCGATATCAGGCACGAGATCTGCGACCGCTTCCTCACCAATCCCGCCTGCCGCATGCTCGACTATGCCGTCCCGGTGCGCCGCGCCGACGGCGCCTACGAAGACGGCGTCAACGACTGGCACCGCGCCATCGCCGCCATCTACGAGCGCACGCTCCTCACCGAAGTCGGTGAGGACGAGACGCTCGGCCTGCTCGTATGGGGTGATCCGATGCTCTACGACAGCACGCTGCGCATCGTCGATCATGTCCGCACGGCGGGGCACGTCACCTTCGAGACAGAAGTCATTCCCGGCATCACCAGCGTGCAGGCGCTCTGCGCCGGCCACGGCATCGCGCTCAACCGCATCGGCCTGCCCGTCGAGATCACCACCGGCCGCCGCCTCGCCGAAGGATGGCCGGAATCGGCGCGCGATGCGCTCGTCATGCTCGACGGCGTGCAGGCTTTCCGCACGGTGGAGGATCCGGAGGCGGAAATCTGGTGGGGTGCCTATCTCGGCACGCCGCACGAGATCCTCCTCTCCGGCCGGCTCGCCGACATGGCCGAGACCATCACCGAGACCCGCCGCAAGGCGCGTGAGGAGCACGGCTGGATCATGGACACCTACCTGATCCGCCGCCCCGCCGCCGAGGCCGAGGAGGGCGCGGCATGA
- a CDS encoding FAD-binding oxidoreductase yields the protein MIEERHIAALKGLAGEKGLLTEPADMAAYETGARYDKGRAAFVARPASTAEVSAIVAYCVQSGIALVPQSGNTGLVSGSTPDDSGRQGILSLDRLTAPFKLDRVNRTVKAGAGLRLSDLNGRLEESGLFFPIDLGADPRLGGMIATNTGGSRFLRYGDVRRNTLGLTVVLADEAGTVLDLSSGLRKNNTGIDWKQLFIGTSGAFGIVTECVLNLEPAPKQSAAALLVPSSPEQVATLLVAMEDALGSYLSAFEGMSGNAVRAALDHVPSLRNPFQGGVVPDFVILAEISRSSLPREGEQPLDAVLEEVLAAVWEREDAPLADAFVGPPHEIWALRHALSEGVKHSGRLIAFDLSFRRGDIMPFLAHMKAAMPDHFEDVTICDFGHIGDGGVHFNLVVAKDDPRLADPDFETDLRAWVFTVAVEQFDGSFSAEHAIGRKNQAFYDKYTPDELRKLASGLKTITSPGPLGAMTF from the coding sequence ATGATCGAGGAACGCCATATCGCAGCGCTGAAAGGCCTTGCCGGTGAGAAGGGGCTTCTCACCGAGCCTGCCGACATGGCCGCCTATGAGACGGGCGCGCGCTACGACAAGGGCCGCGCCGCCTTCGTCGCCCGGCCGGCCTCGACCGCCGAAGTATCCGCCATCGTCGCCTATTGCGTGCAGAGCGGCATCGCGCTCGTGCCGCAGTCCGGCAATACCGGCCTCGTCTCCGGCTCGACGCCGGACGATAGCGGCCGCCAGGGCATCTTGAGCCTCGACCGCCTGACCGCGCCTTTCAAGCTGGATCGCGTGAACCGTACGGTGAAGGCCGGTGCGGGCCTGCGCCTGTCCGATCTCAACGGCAGGCTGGAGGAAAGCGGCCTGTTCTTCCCGATCGACCTCGGCGCCGATCCGCGCCTTGGCGGCATGATCGCGACGAATACCGGCGGCTCGCGCTTCCTGCGCTACGGGGACGTGCGCCGCAACACGCTCGGCCTCACCGTCGTTCTCGCCGACGAGGCCGGCACCGTGCTCGACCTTTCGTCGGGCCTTCGCAAGAACAATACCGGCATCGACTGGAAGCAGCTCTTCATCGGCACCTCGGGCGCCTTCGGCATCGTCACCGAATGCGTGCTGAACCTCGAGCCCGCGCCCAAACAGTCCGCGGCGGCGCTGCTCGTGCCGTCCTCGCCCGAACAGGTCGCGACGCTGCTCGTTGCCATGGAAGATGCGCTCGGCAGCTACCTCTCGGCCTTCGAGGGCATGTCCGGCAATGCGGTGCGCGCCGCGCTTGACCATGTGCCTTCGCTGCGTAATCCCTTCCAGGGTGGCGTGGTGCCGGATTTCGTGATCCTCGCGGAAATCTCCCGCTCCAGCCTTCCACGCGAGGGCGAGCAGCCGCTCGATGCGGTGCTGGAGGAGGTGCTGGCGGCGGTCTGGGAGCGGGAGGACGCGCCGCTTGCGGACGCCTTCGTCGGCCCGCCGCACGAGATCTGGGCGCTGCGTCATGCGCTGTCGGAGGGCGTGAAGCATAGCGGTCGGTTGATCGCCTTCGATCTCTCCTTCCGCCGGGGTGACATCATGCCCTTCCTCGCCCATATGAAGGCGGCCATGCCCGATCATTTCGAGGATGTGACGATCTGCGATTTCGGCCATATCGGCGATGGCGGCGTGCACTTCAATCTCGTCGTCGCGAAAGACGACCCGCGCCTTGCCGATCCCGATTTCGAGACGGACCTGCGCGCCTGGGTCTTCACCGTCGCGGTCGAGCAGTTCGACGGCAGCTTCAGCGCAGAGCATGCCATCGGCCGCAAGAACCAAGCCTTCTACGACAAATACACCCCGGACGAGCTTCGCAAGCTGGCATCCGGGTTGAAGACCATCACCTCGCCGGGCCCGCTCGGCGCCATGACATTTTGA
- the hglS gene encoding 2-oxoadipate dioxygenase/decarboxylase HglS, whose amino-acid sequence MKANSYVSADKIRSDFSAAMSAMYRDEVPAYGTLMSLVADVNDETLSADPHLKARLEATDTLERISQERHGAIRLGTPEELSMMRRVFAVMGMFPVGYYDLSTAGVPVHSTAFRPVGAESLSRNPFRVFTSLLRLDLIADEALREEAATVLAGRKIFTNTAVALVEKAERDGGLDRSDAARFVSEVLETFRWHDHAIVSADMYKRLHDAHRLIADVVSFKGPHINHLTPRTLDIDKVQARMPQEGIAPKAVVEGPPTRACPILLRQTSFKALEEAVAFIAEDGSAQKGSHTARFGEIEQRGVALTPKGRALYDRLLTETRACVRPAADGSNAGAYEAALADVFKAFPDDWDGIRKARLGYFRYSLTEKGKRVTGRSADLETAIEAGLIQFDPIVYEDFLPVSAAGIFQSNLGDDATQDFVASPNQVMFERDLGAAVLDEFAHYAGIERASLEMCLGIVNMAAAAE is encoded by the coding sequence ATGAAAGCAAATTCGTACGTTTCCGCAGACAAGATCCGCTCGGATTTCTCCGCCGCCATGTCGGCCATGTACCGCGACGAGGTGCCGGCCTACGGCACGCTGATGTCGCTGGTCGCCGACGTCAACGACGAGACGCTGTCCGCCGACCCGCACCTCAAGGCGCGGCTCGAAGCAACCGATACGCTCGAGCGCATTTCGCAAGAGCGCCACGGCGCCATCCGTCTCGGCACGCCGGAAGAGCTGTCCATGATGCGCCGCGTCTTCGCGGTGATGGGCATGTTCCCGGTCGGCTATTACGATCTTTCCACGGCCGGCGTGCCGGTGCATTCCACCGCCTTCCGCCCGGTCGGTGCGGAAAGCCTCAGCCGCAATCCGTTCCGCGTCTTCACCTCGCTGCTCCGTCTCGATCTCATCGCCGACGAGGCGCTGCGCGAGGAGGCCGCCACGGTGCTGGCCGGCCGCAAGATCTTCACCAACACGGCGGTCGCGCTGGTCGAAAAGGCGGAGCGGGACGGCGGCCTCGATCGGTCGGATGCCGCCCGCTTCGTGAGCGAAGTGCTGGAAACCTTCCGCTGGCACGACCACGCCATCGTCAGCGCCGACATGTACAAGCGGCTGCACGACGCGCATCGCCTCATTGCCGACGTCGTCTCCTTCAAGGGGCCGCACATCAACCACCTGACGCCCCGCACACTCGATATCGACAAGGTGCAGGCGCGCATGCCGCAGGAGGGCATCGCGCCCAAGGCCGTGGTCGAGGGGCCGCCGACGCGCGCCTGCCCGATCCTCCTGCGCCAGACCTCCTTCAAGGCGCTGGAAGAGGCCGTCGCCTTCATCGCGGAGGACGGCAGCGCGCAGAAGGGCTCGCACACCGCCCGCTTCGGCGAGATCGAACAGCGCGGCGTGGCGCTGACGCCGAAGGGGCGCGCGCTCTACGACAGGCTGCTCACCGAGACCCGCGCGTGCGTGCGCCCGGCTGCCGACGGCTCGAATGCCGGCGCGTACGAAGCGGCGCTTGCCGACGTCTTCAAGGCCTTCCCGGATGATTGGGACGGCATCCGCAAGGCGCGCCTCGGCTATTTCCGCTACTCCCTGACGGAGAAGGGCAAGCGCGTCACGGGCCGTAGCGCCGATCTCGAAACGGCGATCGAAGCCGGCCTCATCCAGTTCGATCCGATCGTCTACGAGGATTTCCTGCCGGTCAGCGCCGCGGGTATCTTCCAGTCCAACCTCGGCGACGACGCGACGCAGGATTTTGTCGCGAGCCCCAACCAGGTGATGTTCGAGCGCGATCTCGGCGCGGCCGTGCTGGACGAATTCGCCCACTATGCCGGTATCGAGCGCGCCTCGCTTGAAATGTGCCTCGGCATCGTCAACATGGCTGCCGCCGCGGAGTGA
- the cobG gene encoding precorrin-3B synthase: MTVPLALTQNNADALRRGACPSLATPMQTGDGLLVRLRPVAAALSAQDLVALAGLARQHGNGLIEITARGNLQLRGLSHETVPRLSTGLAAAGIVPQTGVAIEVPPLTGIDPSEMADAAPVAAALRAALAAASFALAPKLAIVIDGGGVLSLADMVADIRLDAVPTVDGVAWRLSVGGDRASAKTVALLPPASLLDGIMTVIAALAVLGPAARGRDLDAAALLAVLHATPSVAAAPLPAVHPLGAHRIGNETVLGLAPAYGQVHAHRLSALAKGLSACGATEFRLAPHRSLLVRGLSGEMLAAARACADREGFWASDDAPGRSISICAGAAGCASAGFDTHTAADALAAAAGTLLDGSIDVHLSGCPKGCAHPAAAAVTLCGTQAGIGLILDGRASDGPVASLPADDLQPAIDRLGTFLRARRRDGETARGLIDRTAPAALISAYQGKQ, from the coding sequence ATGACGGTGCCCCTTGCCCTGACGCAGAATAACGCGGACGCCCTGCGGCGCGGCGCCTGCCCGTCGCTCGCCACCCCCATGCAGACGGGCGACGGCCTTCTGGTGCGCCTGCGCCCGGTCGCGGCCGCGTTGAGCGCACAGGATCTCGTTGCCCTTGCCGGTCTCGCGCGCCAGCATGGCAACGGCCTGATCGAGATCACCGCGCGCGGCAATCTCCAGCTTCGCGGCCTGAGCCACGAAACGGTGCCACGTCTTTCCACCGGCCTTGCCGCCGCCGGCATCGTCCCGCAGACGGGTGTCGCCATCGAGGTTCCCCCGCTTACCGGCATCGACCCGTCCGAAATGGCCGACGCCGCACCCGTCGCTGCCGCACTGCGCGCCGCGCTCGCCGCCGCATCGTTTGCCCTCGCACCCAAGCTCGCCATCGTCATCGACGGCGGCGGCGTTCTCTCCCTTGCCGACATGGTCGCCGATATCCGGCTGGATGCCGTGCCGACGGTGGACGGCGTTGCATGGCGCCTCTCGGTCGGCGGTGACCGCGCGTCCGCAAAAACCGTCGCGCTGCTGCCGCCGGCGAGCCTGCTGGACGGTATCATGACCGTCATCGCGGCACTGGCAGTGCTCGGGCCTGCCGCCCGCGGCCGCGACCTCGATGCCGCGGCACTGTTGGCGGTCCTGCACGCTACGCCTTCCGTCGCGGCCGCTCCCCTGCCCGCCGTTCACCCGCTCGGCGCGCACCGTATCGGCAATGAAACCGTCCTCGGCCTCGCGCCGGCCTATGGTCAGGTCCATGCCCACCGGCTTTCCGCGCTGGCAAAAGGCCTTTCCGCCTGCGGAGCCACAGAATTCCGTCTCGCCCCGCATCGCAGCCTGCTGGTGCGCGGCCTCTCCGGGGAAATGCTGGCCGCGGCCCGCGCCTGCGCCGATCGCGAAGGGTTCTGGGCTTCGGACGATGCGCCCGGCCGCTCCATCTCGATCTGCGCCGGTGCCGCCGGCTGCGCTTCCGCCGGCTTCGACACGCATACGGCGGCCGATGCCCTGGCGGCAGCGGCCGGCACGCTGCTGGACGGCTCCATCGACGTACACCTTTCCGGCTGCCCGAAGGGCTGCGCCCATCCGGCCGCAGCCGCCGTCACGCTCTGCGGCACGCAAGCCGGCATCGGGCTCATCCTCGACGGGCGGGCGAGCGACGGGCCCGTGGCAAGCCTTCCCGCCGATGACCTGCAGCCGGCGATCGATCGCCTCGGCACCTTTTTGCGCGCGCGGCGCCGGGACGGGGAGACGGCGCGGGGCCTTATCGACCGCACGGCGCCCGCCGCCCTCATCTCCGCATATCAAGGCAAACAATGA